Genomic window (Alligator mississippiensis isolate rAllMis1 chromosome 4, rAllMis1, whole genome shotgun sequence):
ggcggggacaaATAGAAGGCCCCCGGTGAGggaggatgctggggctggggccacggTGCTGCCCAGCactagccagggcagtgcatgccCGGGACAAGGagcaggaaggaagcaggggcaggcGTCTTGTCCACAGGACTGGGGTTTGGAGGGGCACCCTGGGCCCAGGGGAGGCATTGGACCGGGGGATGACAAGATATGTacgtggggcagaggcagctgcatgtcGTTTGCTCGAGTCTatgcctgctgcctttgccagGGCCCTGCGTgccctccctgtgctgctgggcagggtgcaGGTCCCCCAGGGCAAGAGACACATAAGAAAATCCTAGTCCAAGCAGTTGGGCAAATTATTGTAAAAGCTCCCTATCTGAAGCTGGGCTCCTAAGTGAGTGGGGTGCTTAGCATAGTTGAATAATCTTCAGGCCACTTACCTAGTTACCCAAAGCCTTTACAACCTACCTTGAGGGCTCTGTGGTTTTAAAACATGTGCACCTGTGTTCCCAGATGAGCTGTTGCAACAGCTTGGAGCATCTGTCTGGTCCTCTCGTTTGCCCTCCACTTATTGTGTCACCCACCTCAAGGATGGCGTTCATGTCACTCGTGATCATCGCTGGCCGGCCACTGGGCACCGCTACCGTCATGTTCTTGAGGAAGGCATGTTTCGCTGTCCTGGTAGCTGGTGCGTATGCACTCGGGAGCGCGAAGGTCCCTTCTTCTGTTTGCAGGGGGACCTGCAGCAACCTGCCTGCGATGATCTCTCTGTCCCACACTGCCCGGTCCTCACTGTCCCCAGACCAGGACGGGCCGTGTTGCCACCTCTTCTTGCGATCCCCATAGTGTGtagagctgggcagggcacgctCCTGCAGACAAGGACGTCTGCCTGCAGTTGCCCCAGGACCATCTCAGGGGTGCCCCATTTCTCCTCCCTGAGCACGCTGCGCACATTCACTGAGGCTATCGGGACCCCCACGAGTAGACGTGTGCTGGGGGATTGCGTCTGGAGCTCTCTCATGTTCACTGATTGCGTTTAGCGGTTCTGAGGCTTatttcctccctgccctgtctgtgcCCTCCATTTCCACAGCTCTTTTTGGGCACTGTTGCATGTCGTGCCATGGACTCTGCTCGAGAGGACCTGCCTCTCTTCCTTTGGGGGATGCACCCAGGGGTCCTGGTCCTCCTCGAGGGGTCTGGTGattccccctctcctgcctggaCTTCCATATCAGGGCCTtcactcccttcctcctcttctgggGTACTACTGAGGTTCCCTCTTGGGAGTTTTGGGTCTCCCTTTCTCTTTGCTCCTTTTCTATCTGTTCCATCTCTTCAGTCAGTTCATCCTCCCCCATCTGTTTGCTCAGTCTCTCGATCATTTTTTCCAAAGCTGGAGCTCTCTCCATCTTGCTGCTGGGTTTGATTTGCTGGGGGCTGGTCGAACCAAGCCTCAGGGTTTGCAACAACCCACCCCACCTGGCCTCGCtcaagggagtggggaggaagaaatGGTTAttgtgactgcagcagggaccaATGATCAGTGCTAGGTGGGACAGCCACCTTCTAGACCATGGTCTCCACTCGGGGGACGTTGGATGATCCCGTGCCACGTGTCTCTGTGCAGGTGGCTTTGGCCGTGTCCTCTCCATCCTCCACTGCTGATTTCTCATAGTCGGTGTGGACTTCTCTCAGAGCCAGTTTCACGCAGCCTACCACCTCTACGTCCGTGCGGCTGCacaacaggaggttcctggcctttCACCGGGAGCTCCTGATGCAGGATGCGAACTGGTTGAACCGGGGTGACGGGCTCCCCTGGTGTTTGGCGAGGTGCCCGTACAGTGCCACTTCTCTGGTCAGCCGGCTGACACCCGTCACCGCTTCACAGAGCTGCGTCACCCTTGTCCATACCTCCTTGGTGTGGGTGCAGAGCCCAAGGAGGGGGTCGACCATCTTGGTGGCTCCACAGCAGTTGGACCACGGGCAGCTGGGTCGGGCAGGGGGGAGACCAGTGCGGTTTCCAGAAGCACCAGTAACACCGCCGTCTTCACTAGCGAGACTGACGCCACCTCCTATACCTGCGTGTGCGCCAGGGCTCTCTATCGACCCCCTATTCCAGCACAGGACATTCAGATCATCCATGAAGGCCGGGACATGGGTCTCTCGggtgctgctgcccaggatgTGGACTCCGCAGATCCCTGGGTCCTGCCCCAGGCGCTGAGCCAAGGGCTTGATGGCGCAGATGAACAGGATCGGggaaagcaggcagccctgccgGACCCCCAACTCCACCACGATCTGGGTGCTCAGGAAACGGTTGATCTGCATTTTGCTGCTCACTTCCATGTAGAGGGTCCTGATCCAGGCCACGAAGGTCGGGGGGACTCCCATCCGCTCCAGCGACTGGAACAGGAACCGGTGGGACGCTCTGTCGTAGGCCTTCTCCAGGGCCAGGTTTAGGATGACAAcgctctgcctcctctccctctccagctGGAGCACGTCTCTCAGTGCAAAAGGTGAAAGATTTGTACGCTCGGAGGAGAAACCACATCTCCAGGTGCACTGCATCCCGGGTATGCCAATAAGCCCAGAGCCCCCCCCAGGGAGCCTATCCACGGGATTTACCGTGCAGTGGACTAATCTGCTGTGCAGTACGATAACGCTGGGTGCGTCCACACGAGATTGCAATGAGATTAGGGAAGGGCGGTGAGTGGGTGTGCCAGGGTGCAGGTGTATTTATTGTAACATGTGCTAGGAGTGTGTCTataactaaatatatattttatgtacCCCTGGGTGGCTCCGTACAGAGGCTCTGGAGGCGTCAGCCCTGTTCAGCCTGCTTCCAAATCCACTCAGGGAAGCGGGCGATCCTCAGCGCTGTCATCTTTACTCTGGCAGCCCGGGGGCCACGTGGGGCTGGGTCCCCAGGGACAGAGAGCGAGAGACAACCCACACCGcggctcccacccagccccaccgcaCAGCCCACacgtggagggagggaagcaggagcagccaccaccagcagaggcctggggacGACATAGCCACGGCCCAGCCACAAGCCACAAGCCCTgcatcccagccccatcccaatcccccagcccagccccgcggTGGGCGCCGTCCCTGGTGCTCCCTGGGTCGGGGCAGGGATGTGGCACTGGTGACACTGCCTCTGTCTTCGGCCGCCTCCTCCCTCCTCAAGTGTTCGAGGCTTTGGTGGACTCTGAATGACCTAGAAAACAAGTGGGACGAGCCTGTGACTTGCCATCCTGGGTGTGCGGGTCCAGTCCCTGACAGAACTGGAGCATCTGGACATCTCCATGCCCGGGGCAGGGTGGCAGGCTGCACCCACCTGCGGGGGCAcgggtcgggggtggggggagtgtagGTGCCAGGCTGAAGCCGGCTCCTCGGGACGTGGGGTCTgcaggtgggagatggggttggagctgggggagtCGGTTTGGGGTTGGGAGTGTCCCCTGACACACACCTCACCGTCTGTGACTCTGGGCCATGCCATGAGCCCACTTTCCCTTCACGCAGAGAGCACTCGGTGTCGTCCCCTACCCTCCTGCGGTGACCCAGGAGGGTGACCCAAATTGCCCAGAAATCACCCCCTGCAGCTCACTAGCAGTGTGGAGggggagcacagcagcccccGGGTGTCACCACCGCAGACTTACCCCGCTCTGCCCGGCCCACGCGTTCCTACCTTGGACCCGCAGCCGCCCACTGGACCTGGACTCGGGCTCCTTCAGGGCCTCGTGCTGCACGCGGCACAGGTACTCCACCCCGTCGTCCTCGGGCCCCGCGGGGGGGAGGCGCAGCTCGGACTCCACGCTGTAGGACTTCCCGTCCGGCGCCCaagtaggggcaggggtgtgcatcCTGTGGGGGTCTGAGCTCTCCAGGGGCCTGGGCGCCTTCTCTCCCGTGCCCTTTCGCAGCCACGTCACCGCCAGCTGCCCGGGGTAAAACCCCGAGATGAGGCACCGCAGGGTCTCCGGCTGCCCCGGGACCAGGGCCTGCGGGTGGGAGACCTCCCCCAGGTGCGGAGGGCGCGGACGGCAGGCTGCAACAGGTGGAAGCAGCGTGTCAGCGAGATGCCCCTGTCCCCGGGCACCAGACACATGCCCACCAATGCCCtgggcagcctgagcccagctcctggcagcctcTGCTGTGGGCTCCCCTCGCCCTGCCAGTGCGGCCCCAAACGCgccctggggggggcaggggctggctgcgcTCGGGGCAAAGGGACTTCACCCCCACACGCTGAACTGCCCCCTCTTCCACACCTGCACCTTCCTCCCCACGGGATTgggccaggctgccccagggctgcacacccgccccagcccaagcccccagATGCTCCTACACCCACACCTGGGGACCAGCGGGACTGGGATTACCCCATGGGGCAGAGaagaggggagacaggagcagggccacgggaaggagcaggctgcccaggcactgccccagggctgcatCTTTCCCCCTGTCCTGCCAGAGTCCTTGTCCCTGGGGCTGAACTGGATTCCCGGGGAGGGCCTGGAGtgaggggtcaggcagggccgGGGGTCACAGCCCctctgggctgggccgggcgaCAGGCGGGTCTGCTCCGCTATGGACCCCCCACGACCAGGACCAGAGCGGGGCCCACGACAAGGCCCCTTATCCCAGAACGGCCGCCGGGCCTGTCCCGTCCCCACCGCTTACCAGTGCTCCTCTCGATGGGGGTCTCCAGGGCAAGGTGTCCCACACGGCAGCTGTactctttttccttctttggTGACAAATGGATGTGTGACTTCAGGTTCTCTGGTGACAAACGGATGAGTCTGGTCTCCTGCTGGAAGCTCTTCCCGTCCCGTGCCAGGACGGCCGTGCCGGGCTCCACCCTGCACTCAGCCGAGTCCCGCAGGATCACAGCAGTgtcctcccccttgcccctccgCAGCCAGGTCACGCTCAGCTCCCCCGGGAAATGCCCTGTGATGCGGCAGCTCAGGGTGACTCCCTTCCCCGTGGGCATGGACTCAGTCCGGGAGATTTCGGACACGTCCGGGGGCcgcaggagacctggggaagggaacaggcagaggcagggacaggccccGTCAGGGGAGCcgcggcctggcaggggctgctccccggCCCCTCACACACCACACAGACCCAACAcccctgcagcggggctgggacccCCTCACCCGCGGCCCTCAGGCTGAGCTCTCTCTCGCTCGCGGGCTCTCCGGGGCCGTGCTGGACGCACACTCGCACTCGCAGCTCCGGCCGGGTCAGGCTCCGGCTGGGCACTCTCCAGACGCTCGTCGCGGTGAACGTGCCGTCCGCGTTCTTGTCTATCTGCGTGGGGTCTTCCCTCCAGCTCCCGGCCCcgtcccagccccactggatcGGGGGCACCTCCCTGGGGTAGAAGTTGTGGAGCTGGACAGTAAATGGCACCTTGTCACGGGGGTCCCACTCTGGCAACACCTGGATCTCAGACACCTGCGGCCGGGCTGGAGgggacagtggggggaggggggacggggTTAGTGTGAGGGACTGATGGGATCCTGCATGTGGGTGATGGATGGTTGCACCATCCTGTTAGCTaggtgagggaggctggggcagtgAACACTGGGCGAGGTCCACCCCCAACAGCTGAccagtccccagccccatccccctgaCAGAATCAGGCCCTGGCTGCACCGGGAGGTGGTATCGGGGCGCTGGGCACTCACCCCACACCCGGATCTCCGGGGACACTCTCTCCTCTCTGATCCGTTTGGCCTCGTGGAGGAAGACGCACCGGACCCGCGCCCCGTCGTCCTGCAGTGTGGGGGTGAAGGTCAGGGAGGACGTGAGGCGGGTCCCAGCTCTCTCCTCGGTCACTCTCCAgcccggggggagggcggggaacaGCGGCTGGTGCTCGGGGCTCTCCTGGTCCCCAGCGCTCTCAGGCACCGTCCTGTCCTCGCTGTGGATCCTCTCCCATGTCACGGCCACGTCCTCGGGGAACGTCCCCTCCATGGAGCAGTGCAGGGTCACCTCCTGGCCCAGCAGGCACCGCTCCGGCACCTGCACGTCTGGGACATTGTAGGAGACCGCCCAGCCTGGGGGCCAAGCAACCAACACACAGGACACGGGTCAGTCTGGGATCATCCTGGGGACGTGTCCAGTCTGAGCCCTGGGCAGGGAACCACAGGATGAaacctgcctggggagaggcactCCCTCCTGTGGAAATGGCCTCTCCAGCACCAGGTGTCCTTGGTccttcactgccacctccccGCTCTCTGGTCCATCCCCTCCCTCtgtgcccctgcaccccaacttcctgctctacctttttttctcctcctccagaaGTAAATGGCTGCAGCGGCCGCAGCTCCTGCTCCGAGCAGGATGCCCAGGACGGCTCCAACCATGGCACCGGTCTGATCCCCTGCTGCGCTCAGTCGCCAGAGGAGAGAACAAGACAGAGCTCAGCTCACAGCATCACTCTGAAGGGAGCAGGGTCTTGCCCAAGACCCCCAAGCCAGCCCCAACCTGGGATCGCCTCCTTCcctccagctgcaggtctggcatcctttgtgccccagctgctgccctcgCAGTCATGGGCAAGGGTTtgctctgggatgctggggatccTTGGGGCCACCCATGCACCAGGAATGCAGGGGCCTGGATGCAGTAGCCCAGGATGCCCCTCCAGGCTAGTGTCCTAATGGTTTTTCTTGCTCCAGGTCCTccaggagggaaggagtgttACCGCTGCCCAATGCAGCCCCAGACCATGCTGATCTGCAGCTCAGCACCACCTGCAGCTCTGTACTACcttggggaggggacaagggaaCTCACCTCGGATGTCCAGGGGGACGTCCTGCTGTATGGGTTGCTCCAGAGCATCGTGGCGGACGCGGCAGGAGAAGATGCTGCTGGCGTCACTGTGGGTGGGGGTGAAGGTGTAGGTCAGGGTGAGGTTGAAGGTCCCGTCCGTGTTCCTGTGGGGGCTGGAGCGGGTGGAGCCCTTCAGGACCTGCCCGTCTCTCATCCACACCACGTCCACGTCCTCGGGGAAGAACCGCCCCACGTGGCACAGGAGGGAGGTCTCAGCATCGGCCACGACTGGTTTTCTTGGGATGGAGATCGTTGGGGCAGCTGGAAAATAGAGAGTCAGTGCACTGTGTGCAacccagggtggggcatgtgtcCTCCCACCGTCTGGGTCAGGATGGCACTGACACACTGAGGCCACGTGAGGCCTGGGCCCTGTGGCAGCCCCGATGCTTAATGGACAGACCCCCAGGCAGACGTCACTGCCGTTTGGATACCACTGCCCGTGCCAGCACTGTACACCAGGCTGTCTGCCCATTGCATAAGGcttcccactgctcctggggcgAGGGCAATGGCcctgcctgtggctggtgctGGACATGACCACAGGAAAGAGTCCTTCGGGGCCTGCAGAGCATTGCTCATTCACCACCTCGCTTGTACGTGGCGCAGGTTTGTGGTTTTGTCTCCTCCACTCACCCGCCCACATCCAGCCTCAGCCTGGCCACAGCTACCCCATGGGCACCTCTCCGGTCCTCAccgagcaggtgcagggtggtgTTCCCCTGGCGCTGCTGTGTCCCGTACCCCACAACACACCGGTACAAGCCCTCATCTGACACAGTCGCCACGGCCAGAGACAGGGAGGCGTCTCCGCTCTCCAGCTCCTTCTCCGATGGCAGGCTGGCTCCAGGCTggtcctggctcctgcccagctcgtACCAGGCCAACTTCTGCTCCCAGAAATACCACGTCACCCGCAGGAAGTCCAGGGCCACCAGCCCCCCGACATCGAATCGGCACTGCAGCAGGGCCCCCGAGCCCACGCGGGCCGTGGAGGAGGGCGCCGTGgtcacctgcagctgggaacctgccCGGGGAGAGGAAGCAGCCATGAGACCCCGCAGGGCTGGGCCGGCGCAGGGGAGAGGCTGCCCAGGACGGCACAGCCCACTGCAGGGACCTGGTGtagggagatggggatggggggcaggggcctgctgcaCTTGGGGCGATGGGACTTCACCCCCACACGCtgaactgccccctctccctcacccgCACGGTCCCCCCACGGGGTTTggccaggctgccccagggctgcacaaccaccccgccccagcccccggctGCCCCCACACCCGCACCAGGGGAGCAGCGGGACTGGGACTTACCctgaggggcagggaagaggggagaaaggagcaggCCCACGGGAAGTAGTAGGGTGCCCAGGCGCTGCACCCAGGGCGGCATCTTTCCCTCCGTCCTGCCTTAGTCCTTGTCCCGGATGGAAAAACGGATTTCCAGCAGCTGCTCTCTGCTTTCGGTTTCACTTGGGAAGGAGCCAGGCCCCAGGCTGGGATCAACAGGAAAaggctccatcctgtgccagGAGCTGAAAAGGCCAAGCCCAGCTCTTGCTCTTCCCCACGGCCCAGTGGCTttgaggagcagaggggagagtcAGCCCGGGGCTTCCCGTGTCCCGTGTGTGGGGCTCTGGGGatcccagcccctcctgctccctgcccggggtctgctcccagggccccagtgctcCCGACAGCCCAGACCCGCAGCCCCGGGCAGGGAATGGTGCACAGCTGGAGGGGCCGTATGCGCTTTGGGGTCCAGTCCATCAGCTCCTCCAGGTCTCAGTGTCCCGGGATGCCTGGCCACCACGGAGGGGGTGTCCCCTGTTTCTGCTGGTCTCCACACCCCTCCACGCTCTTGTACAGCCCACATCTGATAcggctgccctgggctgcaccaggagcaaaCACGGGGCCACCGGGATTTCTGTATCAGGCGTGTTCACGAGGCGgcacccacctgcccctgcaccgGGGTCGAACACGGCCaccacagcctggccctgccacccctcgcccagcagagcaggggttggcacttacctgctgtccccaggaagagcagaggcaggagcaggccccCGAGGCGCAGGGCCCAGGCATCCGTCTGTCCCCCCACAGTCGCCATCTCCTCTCCTGCGAGGCAGCGTGGATCCCTGGGCCTTGCCTTTGTACTTCCCTGtcgcagggaggggctgggagaaggggccAAGGTGCAGCGCGAAGTTGGACTTCACATGGGTGTGTTGTTTGCTTGGCTGTTCCCTGGTAAAAGTGGGGTTTATTTGGGTGGTTTTGTTGTGCCGGGACACGGCGAGTGTCCCAATGCCGAGGGCTGCGTGTGTCCTGGTGCCAGGGCCCCCTGCTCCTGTGCGAAGTGGCCGTGCAGCtggaggcaggctgcagggagccaggggcacCGGGGCGCAGGTGGGAGCTGCCTGGGTGAGCGGAGCCAGGGGCTGCCCCGGCCGGGCTGGTGCTGCgggaccctgcacccctgggccctgggcagagaggagtggggcactgccaggggctgggctgggcagagacGCGCAGCCTTTGGGCACGGGGCCGtcgggctgtggctgcagcagggcaaggagcaccTGGATCTGGATGTGGGATGGATTCAGGACAGCCcaggagaggggtgtggggacacagacatgtgcaaacacacacacacatactgcccgatcactacctctctctctcacacacactcacagtgcCTGGTCTCTCTCATTCATACACccccaaacacacatgcacaaagtgactgaacacacacatacacacagagacacacacacactgccggATCATTGTCTCTCACACACATTGTGTAATGTCTCttatacacacaagcacacactgaGTGCCTGAACTCGCACACGCACAGTGCCTGAAGTCATACAGTGCCTAATCATACATGTGCACGCACACTGCCTGATgtgatcacacacacacagaatgcctagtctctctctctctctcaaacacccCCCCCACATCCTGATCTCTCATTCACACACACTGATGcgtgcacacaagcacagagcCAGATCTCACACAGACACCCAGGGCCTGATCTCTCCCATTCACACACACTCGTGCATATACAGGCACAGAGTGCCTggtcacacacatacacactgcctTATCTCTCACTCACACGTTCTCAGTCTCgcaaccacacacatgcacagagtgCCAGATTttagctacacacacacacacacacacactgcctgatcttacacacacacacaatcaagcATAACACACAGTGCTTGATTtttctcatacacacacacgtgcacccacacacacactccccccgaGTACAGCATGGCTCAAAATGACATGTTCCCTTTTATATTgttggggggcgctagggggtgggggttgtggggggctgtgtgtacggcctgtgggggtgtgtgggtgggtgtggagggagaaGGTGTGTGGGGCAGTGTCACTCTGCATGTAGAGGCCCCCCTACGAACCCCCCTCTCACACCCAGCCCCCACATTGCTCACGGCCTGCGGCAGGTGGACCCCACCGGCGAGCAATCCCGGGACCGCTGGCCTGCACGTGGCCGGGCCCTGGCTCCATGGCACGAGGCTCACATGCACATCCTGGCTGTCTGCCCAGCCCCGTGCGGTACAGCTGGTGGTGCAGGCCCTGGGGCTGCGTCGTGGTGGTGGGAGAGGGCGAAGCAGTTCCGGCTCCATGGTGCGGGCTCACGTGCAGATCCCGGGGTGTCTACCCGAGCCCCGTGCCGTGCACCCGGGGTGCGGATCCTGGGGCTCGGATGTGGCGGTGCGAGAGGAGAGGGTCGGTCCCAGCTCCATGGCCTGGAGTCCGCGCCGGTGGGGAGCCGTGGGTGTGCAAGAGGGAGCCGTGggtgtgcaggggcctggccagcaggatgtggcccatggcgctgggagcagcagcaccgggacaggaggggtggggagtgcggggcaccagcagggccgggtTGGGGAGCCCAGGCGGGCTCGGGATGAGGAAGGGGCTGGTGCCGGGTGGGGGCACAGCGGGCACCGGGCACCAGCTCAGTCCcgcggacggacggacggacgggcAGACAGACGAGGCGGCGGACTCCGTCCTCGTGTAACATGTGCACGGTGTGATGTCACACGTGGTGTGCACGGGACACGTGCGGAGTGTGGCAGAAGGAGCCGCCTTGCGGAGGCGTGATGACCGCCCgcggactacaactcccagagaCCCCCGGGAGCAGGAAGCGGAAGT
Coding sequences:
- the LOC109280625 gene encoding uncharacterized protein LOC109280625 isoform X1, with protein sequence MATVGGQTDAWALRLGGLLLPLLFLGTAGSQLQVTTAPSSTARVGSGALLQCRFDVGGLVALDFLRVTWYFWEQKLAWYELGRSQDQPGASLPSEKELESGDASLSLAVATVSDEGLYRCVVGYGTQQRQGNTTLHLLAAPTISIPRKPVVADAETSLLCHVGRFFPEDVDVVWMRDGQVLKGSTRSSPHRNTDGTFNLTLTYTFTPTHSDASSIFSCRVRHDALEQPIQQDVPLDIRAGDQTGAMVGAVLGILLGAGAAAAAAIYFWRRRKKGWAVSYNVPDVQVPERCLLGQEVTLHCSMEGTFPEDVAVTWERIHSEDRTVPESAGDQESPEHQPLFPALPPGWRVTEERAGTRLTSSLTFTPTLQDDGARVRCVFLHEAKRIREERVSPEIRVWARPQVSEIQVLPEWDPRDKVPFTVQLHNFYPREVPPIQWGWDGAGSWREDPTQIDKNADGTFTATSVWRVPSRSLTRPELRVRVCVQHGPGEPASERELSLRAAGLLRPPDVSEISRTESMPTGKGVTLSCRITGHFPGELSVTWLRRGKGEDTAVILRDSAECRVEPGTAVLARDGKSFQQETRLIRLSPENLKSHIHLSPKKEKEYSCRVGHLALETPIERSTACRPRPPHLGEVSHPQALVPGQPETLRCLISGFYPGQLAVTWLRKGTGEKAPRPLESSDPHRMHTPAPTWAPDGKSYSVESELRLPPAGPEDDGVEYLCRVQHEALKEPESRSSGRLRVQGHSESTKASNT
- the LOC109280625 gene encoding uncharacterized protein LOC109280625 isoform X2; translation: MPPWVQRLGTLLLPVGLLLSPLFPAPQGSQLQVTTAPSSTARVGSGALLQCRFDVGGLVALDFLRVTWYFWEQKLAWYELGRSQDQPGASLPSEKELESGDASLSLAVATVSDEGLYRCVVGYGTQQRQGNTTLHLLAAPTISIPRKPVVADAETSLLCHVGRFFPEDVDVVWMRDGQVLKGSTRSSPHRNTDGTFNLTLTYTFTPTHSDASSIFSCRVRHDALEQPIQQDVPLDIRAGDQTGAMVGAVLGILLGAGAAAAAAIYFWRRRKKGWAVSYNVPDVQVPERCLLGQEVTLHCSMEGTFPEDVAVTWERIHSEDRTVPESAGDQESPEHQPLFPALPPGWRVTEERAGTRLTSSLTFTPTLQDDGARVRCVFLHEAKRIREERVSPEIRVWARPQVSEIQVLPEWDPRDKVPFTVQLHNFYPREVPPIQWGWDGAGSWREDPTQIDKNADGTFTATSVWRVPSRSLTRPELRVRVCVQHGPGEPASERELSLRAAGLLRPPDVSEISRTESMPTGKGVTLSCRITGHFPGELSVTWLRRGKGEDTAVILRDSAECRVEPGTAVLARDGKSFQQETRLIRLSPENLKSHIHLSPKKEKEYSCRVGHLALETPIERSTACRPRPPHLGEVSHPQALVPGQPETLRCLISGFYPGQLAVTWLRKGTGEKAPRPLESSDPHRMHTPAPTWAPDGKSYSVESELRLPPAGPEDDGVEYLCRVQHEALKEPESRSSGRLRVQGHSESTKASNT